CAGACTTCTTGAAGTATAAACTATTAGAGGTATCACTAATAAAAAGGGGCCCAAAAAGAGGAAAAACTTCTTCAAATGATTACGGATCAGTACTTTTTTTTAGCCAattagtgatttttaaattttgcctgATGGAGTTCAATGTCATGCTAGTCGAGGCATTCTTGGTCTTCACCACTGGCCCTTCTGCCAtccattctcttttctttatggCTGTTGCAAATTTTCCTCATCTCTTCTTCATACTTGATAAAATTCTCCCCAAACCTTGTCCAAGCTTTGAAGGGAACAGTAATAGTATTACGGTAAGGTGGCCTCACCTCACTTACCTTCAGGAAAATTCCATATTTATTAGAGCCCACATCAAAGTAGAACCTTTTATTGTCCACTCTGAAAGAGGTCCCCTCAGGGAGTTCAAGCGGCTCGTCATCTCCACATCTTCGTTCTTCTATATCTCCTTCGCCATAGTCTTCAATCAGCTGAACCAAGGCATCGCGGAATTCAATCATTCCTTGTGCTGGGAGGACAATAGTCTGTTCCTGACCCAAACTGTGGCCAAAATAACCTATCATGCCAGTGCCCCGCATCATGGTTTGTCTAATCCTCAGGAAACGACCTCGCTGATTCTCCTTTAGGTCTAGGTAGTATTTCCTATTGTCCCTCTCTATATAGTCTGTTTTGAGGACACTGTGAGGATGCTCTTCGGACCCCACCGACACTGGTGGGGAGGGTGCAGAGTGCTTCTGCCGCCTCCTGGAGACTTGCTCTTTGCTCTGGCCATGCTCTTGCCTGTGGCCTTTCAGGCCCAGGTGGGCATAGTGTTCGATGAAATCGCCTAGACAGTCCTTCAGCTCCGCGGCCACCGATAGGGAGAGGGTCAGTTTACTCTTTCTGATATTGTCCTGCCGGCCTCTCCCTATCCAGACTTCAGCTATCTTTAGGAAGCGGCCCCGGGAGCTTTGCTTCACGTCTAGGTAAAACCTCTTTTTCTGGATGTCCACGCGTTTGGAGGCCAGCTCCTGGATTTCGGATGCGCCTCCAGCCTGATTAGGGGTGGCTGACGCGGAGTAGTGGGGGTAGTGAGAGTGCTGGGCCTGGGGATAGAGTCTACTCTTGCTTAGGCCAGAGCCCCCTACATTCTTGCCTCCGCGGCCAcggccgccgccaccgccgcctcCCCTTCGCCTGGCTCTTTCCATCTTCAGCTGCAAGTGACAAACAGACACacggggtgggatgggggaggggtgttgaGAACAATCGCAGACGCCCCTGGGTCCGCActgcccccgccgccgccgcccggaaCCCCCAATCCCGCCCGGCTCTCGCGCTCCGGCCTCGGCCGGCTCCGCACCGCACCGCACACGCAGCATCCCTCGGCCGCCCCGGGCCTCCCGTTCCGATTCCCGCATGACGCCGGCCGCCCACCTCGGGCTCGGCAGCCCCAGGGGTCCCCCAGCCAGCGGACACTCACATCATCTCCGTCACCGCCACCGATGCCCTTCACgaccaccgccgccgccgccagctCTCGGCCCCTCCGCCGCAGCCGCCGCCCCCCGCCTCCttccccgccgccgccgccgccgccgcgcgcTCTGCCCCCCGCCGGAGCAGCGGGGCAGGGGCATCGCCTGCGGCGcccaccgccgccgccgcgccTCCTGCGGCCGCTGCCTGGATTCGGGCACCGGCCCGACGCCGCGGGGAGGGCGGGCAGGCGGGAGGGAGGCGGGGAGCTGCCGGCGGGGCCGGGCTGCGGACCCCGCCTCCCCAGCCGCGATAGCGGAAAGAGGGGGCCTCGAGCTCTGCCTCCGGGCGCGCCCTGACGGCAGCCAGCGCGCGGGGACCCGGCGTGCGTGAGAGCCGGCTGGAGAGGTGGCGGGAGCCTGTGACTTCCCGCGGCTCGCCCGCACCTGTTTCGGGACTACATTTCCCGGCGTGCCCAGCGGCCGGCAGCTTTGAGCATGCGCGCTGCGGCGGCCTACAAGGATGGCTGCTGTGGGAGGGCGGCGGGGCTCGGGGAAGCTGGGCGGGGCCGCGGGCAGAGTGCAGAGGTGGGCAGTCTTCAAGGCAGAAGTGCACCTTGGCGCCTGCTGGTGTAAAGTTAGTGTTGTGGGGCCTCGCCCGCAGTCTGGGTTGTGGACTTTGGTTCTCCACCCTCCATAAGTCATCCTGCTGAAGGAGAAGACCCGTTGATGTGGCTGTTCTCAGGGTAACGTGCCTTCCACGCTTTTGCTTCTCCTCTCAGCGTACCCTGGGCTGTTTCTACGCACCTTGCACCCTTGGTGTCCCTCTGGCCTCCGGGGCAGACCTCTGGGAGTTCTGTTGGGGGAGAGTCTTGGAAACGAAagctgcctcctttctccttcagatCCCGGGGAAAGGGGCCTCGGAGCCACAGGCCTCCTCTGATCCCGTCAGTTAGTAGACTTTCCTGCCCCTTCCgcccgctgctgctgctgttcctcgAGCCCTGAGCCCTGAGAGTCCAGCTTTCTGATGAGGGCTGATGCTGACAGAACTAAGTTAGAGGAAGCAACCGGCTTTCCACAGTTGGGCAAATTGCACTGGATCTCTTAAGTTCAAGTCATTGTACTTAATgggttttttgtcttgtttagtTTGAGCTGTTCTTCGATAGACGTGATGTGCAAAAATCCTGGAGAGCACTCTTTAGGATGCTAATTCAGAGTCCCCAAATTATAATAATttaggctttattttattttgttttttgttgaggcagggcttctcttcTTGTAGCCCCTTCTACTttcagcccaggctgtcctcgaactgaAGACAGTCCTGTGATGCCCTCCTGACCTTGTGTTACAGACTCTGCAAAGCCTGGGTTGAATAGGGCGGTTGAGTACTTgatgctgttgaattctagtcttccttccttttttctcttgccTTGAGGATGGAAGGCCGAGACACTCACCTCTTTATTACAGCGCTCTGCTATAGACTGACATGGCAGTCCTGTGTGAGTTAAGCACATCATTGTTGAATTCTGCTCAAGGCATTAGAGATATCAAACAGGGAGGAAATGTATCCTTTTAGAGCTTAAATTTTAGTAGGAAGAGACACAGGAATGCAAAATGCCAAGTGTAGCATGAGAAAGTAAGAATGAAAGAGGGATGAAGGCCAGTGTGTGCTGGGCGCAATAGTTTCCCAATAGGTCCTGCCTGTGAaggaactgagaaaaagaaaagtgcaaacgCAGGAAGGAGGCCGCTTGTAGTTCAGAGCAACCTAGAAGGACCATTAAGGCAGAGAAAATGAGACTGCTGGTTGAGACCAGAGAGTCTGTGCAGGGTTTGTTGACTGTATTTGTTGAGTACATCATGCTGAAGAGTTGGCAAGCTATTGGAGACCGGTCAGGGAAACAACTTTATTAGAATAATCCTTAAAgtcatgtggtggtgcacaccttcaatcccagcacccagggaggcagaggcagaggcaggcagacctctgtgagttcgaggcccgctgatctacagagcaagttccaggacagccagagctatacagagataccctgtttcgaacaataaaaggaataattgtaatacacacacaatataatttGGCAGTTTAATAATGTAAATACAATTCAGTGATATTAACTACATTCTTCGTGTGCAGATATCACCACTATCtacttctaaaatatatttttcatttttgttgctttgggttcttgtttgtttttggatgcTAAATATCTTttactgagccacaccctagccctatttccagaactttctcttCATCCTAAGCAGAAACTCTTTAACCATGGAGCAATAActccattgcctcctcttcctagGCCCCAGGAATTCGCAGGATATCTTTTATGAATCTACCCATTTCAGATAGTTCATGTAAATAGGACCATAAATATTTGGCCTTTTGTTTCTGACAGCTGAGGCTCAATTTGTTTTCAAGGTCTCTCTGCTGTGGTTTATAGCTGGGCTTAATTCCCATTTTAAGGGTGTATTCTATTtcattatgtatatgtaccatactTGCTTATTCTTTAAACTATTGATAGATAGGttgtttcctctttttattgTGAATACTGCGGCTCTAAAtggtgtgtgcatatctgtgtccctgttttaatttttttgacataTGCCTGTATATGGGAATGGACTTTCTGCACTATATGAGAAGACCAGAGGTTGATGGTGGCTATGATCCTCGATCACTTTTCAtcctagtttttgagacaaggtcttacactgtgcctggagctcactgatccaGCTAGCCTGGTTAGCTAGCACGCGCTTGGAGCCCTGGCCCCTGCCTCCCCTGCCTCAGGTTCACATATGGGTGCTCCCTTGtctgatttcttattttaaatatatttatttatttattataaaatgcatAACTTATAACAaagttagaaaaataatgaaagctaTCATAATTGGATGTGTTCAGGCTGTAGAggacaaaaattatttttttatgtggatATTCATGCTCTGACTGTAGCATTGACTGAAGTCTTACCCCAGCCCCTtggttctttttgagacaaggtcttacttgCCTTGAAactaactcactatgtaacccaagtTGGCCTTGACTAGTGACCTTTACCatacctcagcctccccagtgtcCAGATTACAGGAATAAAGTGGCATTTTGGGCAGGAAATGTACTATTAACATGGAAGTTGAAGGCCAAAGTGAGATTGGGACTAATTAAAAGTTCGCCAACAAGGctttcttcccatctctgctGTCTTCTGTGTGCTGGTTTTACTTTCTGGCTTTTACCCCATGCAGGCTTCATTCATGGCAGCAAAGTGGTTGTAGAAGGTCTCAGCTTTACATTTCGAATAGAAGCACCACAGtaggtcatttttttaaaagagcaagaCTTCTTGTTAGAAATCGTCCTAGAAATCTCCAAAACTCTTCTTGTGTCTGTTTGGACTTGAATTGTGTATTTTGTTCTTAAACCAAATGCAGGCTATGGCTTTGCTCTCGAGCCCGAGTTTCCGAGGCACTGTGCAAGGGGAGTGAGGATCACCTTTTGGCCCACTGGGTCCGCTACAGGGCCTGGCTTAGTAGGTAACTGCTCATTATCTGAATTAAATTTATTGGTGTGATAAAGAGAGTCTAGTGCAGAATGGATGCTGTCTAGGCAACTATGAATGTCCTCTTAAAAATGAGACCCATAAAATTTCATCTCAGGCTTTGTGAAGTAAGAGTAATAAATATAAGAAGGAAAGTAGACACCTAAGCAAGTTTTAAATGGACTTACTTGAAAACTTTCTCTGCTGTTTCCCAGTTTATAATGATTGATTTTAGCTGACTTGCTAAAGCTACTCACAGAACAGaggaaattcattaaaaataatgaattatttaGTTGGACGGTGAAATTCAGTTATAAAGTGTTTCCCTGTGCCATGGATTCAGTTCAGGTCAAGACATCTTCCTGGTTTATGGGCAGTGCAGCTCCGTAGCATTAtataggagagagagggaaagagagagggggcgggagaggaaatgaagagagggaggtggagggtaAGGTGAGGAGTATGAGCagagttcttttccttttttttgttgctAGCCCTGTAATTTCATTATCTTGTAATTGATTGATATACATTTGTACCTTATTTTAGTTGGCCCTTATTAATGCAAACCCATGTCTTATATAATATTTGACAGGTAGGAAATAGTCATCTCCAAAACCATCCTGTTAGTACTCAGATTGCTTTGACTACCACGGTTGAGTGCCAATAGgtaattttatttagattttcttttcttttttttttaatttggactGTTTGGAGGGAAATTGAGACTAACAAAATCTATGATAGGTTAGTGAAAGTCTTAATATCTATTTAATTAAGGAACCTAATGAGAACTTATTATAGATTTCTTCGTTATTCTCTTTTCCTCATTCCTGTCTCATTCttatttatatatctttaaaataatcaGTACGTTTGTATATAaaac
The sequence above is a segment of the Chionomys nivalis chromosome 20, mChiNiv1.1, whole genome shotgun sequence genome. Coding sequences within it:
- the Purg gene encoding purine-rich element-binding protein gamma isoform X1 → MERARRRGGGGGGGRGRGGKNVGGSGLSKSRLYPQAQHSHYPHYSASATPNQAGGASEIQELASKRVDIQKKRFYLDVKQSSRGRFLKIAEVWIGRGRQDNIRKSKLTLSLSVAAELKDCLGDFIEHYAHLGLKGHRQEHGQSKEQVSRRRQKHSAPSPPVSVGSEEHPHSVLKTDYIERDNRKYYLDLKENQRGRFLRIRQTMMRGTGMIGYFGHSLGQEQTIVLPAQGMIEFRDALVQLIEDYGEGDIEERRCGDDEPLELPEGTSFRVDNKRFYFDVGSNKYGIFLKVSEVRPPYRNTITVPFKAWTRFGENFIKYEEEMRKICNSHKEKRMDGRRASGEDQECLD
- the Purg gene encoding purine-rich element-binding protein gamma isoform X2 → MERARRRGGGGGGGRGRGGKNVGGSGLSKSRLYPQAQHSHYPHYSASATPNQAGGASEIQELASKRVDIQKKRFYLDVKQSSRGRFLKIAEVWIGRGRQDNIRKSKLTLSLSVAAELKDCLGDFIEHYAHLGLKGHRQEHGQSKEQVSRRRQKHSAPSPPVSVGSEEHPHSVLKTDYIERDNRKYYLDLKENQRGRFLRIRQTMMRGTGMIGYFGHSLGQEQTIVLPAQGMIEFRDALVQLIEDYGEGDIEERRCGDDEPLELPEGTSFRVDNKRFYFDVGSNKYGIFLKNLHLAMNEARDRDPRWSTGLSSQGPNEEQKEGEHEQGSQDHEGCAHPLRRWG
- the Purg gene encoding purine-rich element-binding protein gamma isoform X3 — protein: MERARRRGGGGGGGRGRGGKNVGGSGLSKSRLYPQAQHSHYPHYSASATPNQAGGASEIQELASKRVDIQKKRFYLDVKQSSRGRFLKIAEVWIGRGRQDNIRKSKLTLSLSVAAELKDCLGDFIEHYAHLGLKGHRQEHGQSKEQVSRRRQKHSAPSPPVSVGSEEHPHSVLKTDYIERDNRKYYLDLKENQRGRFLRIRQTMMRGTGMIGYFGHSLGQEQTIVLPAQGMIEFRDALVQLIEDYGEGDIEERRCGDDEPLELPEGTSFRVDNKRFYFDVGSNKYGIFLKLTTYPKARENLGLFHCCQTKHKEQPYDTTNTVED